In Armatimonadota bacterium, the sequence GCAGCATTTTTGATTCTTTGTGAATTGAACAGTCGGCAGGCGAGGTTCCATGTTACAGTCGTTGGCAACAAGTCGCCCTGTAACACATGAGAAGGTTATCTCCAAAGTGCTTGATCTTCCCTCGGGCAACAACCAGAGTGCCTTGACCTCAAGCCAAGGACTGAAGCTCACAGATGTTAGCCGAAAGCTGAATTGAGCGACAAGTGATTTGAAGCTTCCAATGATTTTTCCTTCTGATAATGTATTACGGGCCCACACAGAAGAGGGCCCGTAATACATTATCGAGTAGGACTGAGTTCTCAGCGCTTAACGAACTGGAAGCCACGTCGCGCTTTCTTGCGGCCGTACTTCTTACGTTCCTTCACTCGCGCGTCGCGGGTCATGTAACCCTGCGAGCGCAGGTCCTTCTTGAACTCTTCGTCGACGGTCACTAGGGCGCGAGAGATGCCGAGGCGGATCGCACCGGCCTGACCGGAGATACCGCCGCCTTTGGCCGTCGCCACGACGTCGTACTTCGCGTCGAGACCGAGGTGAACCAACGGGCTCTTGACGAGGATTTCGAGAACGGGACGACCCAAGTATTCCTTAAAGTCCTTTCCGTTGATGATGATATTGCCCTCGCCTGGCTTGAGCCAAACTCGCGCAACGGCGCTCTTTCGTCGCCCGGTTCCATAGTTCTGCTGTTTAGCTGCCATGCCTTATTTGTTCTCCTTCTTGATGCTGTAAGGTTGCGGATTCTGTGCTTCGTGCGGGTGCTCGGCACCAGCATAGACTTTGCACTTCTTGAAAATCGCCTTGCCCAGCTTGGTCTTCGGGCACATTCCCCAGATCGCCTTTTCGACGAGCTTGACGGGGTCGTTCTCCAGCATCTCGCCGCGGGCCACGTTCTTGAGACCGCCCGGCCAACCCGAGTGCCAGTAGATGAGCTCCTCTTTCTTGTTGCCGGTCAAAACGGCCTGAGAAGCGTTGATCACAACCACGAAGTCTCCGCAATCCTGGTTGTATTCGAAAGTAGGTTTATTCTTGCCACGAAGAAGCTGTGCGACTTGTCCAGCGAGACGACCCACGGGGACGCCGGCAGCGTCCACCACGTACCATTTTCGCTCGATCGAGCCACCCTTATTGGTGAATGTTCGATTCATCTTTTTCTATCCTTATTCTTTTTCTAAAACGTTTCTTGATCGAAGCCGTGAGTGAGATCACGATGGTCCCTGGGATGCCTGCCGTACCGGATCCGCATTAAGCAAAGACCCTTTGCCGGAAGCACCACTGGCCATTGGTACTTGAGCCGCTCCTCTGGTTGGAGGAGTCTACTGACCTCTACGACGTCGCGGTAGCCGCGTCCCACTTCGAGGATCGCGCCAGCCATTCTTCGCATCATTCCGCGGAGAAAGGCGGTACCCACAACGTCCACCCACACCTCATCTCGAACTTGCCTCACCCCAACCGAGTACAGGACCCGGCGGGTGTTGGTTACCGAAGACTCCAACTCTTCGGTAAAGGCTCGAAAGTCGTGATCACCTTGCAGATAGCTTGCCGCCTTCTGCATTAGCTCCAGGTTCAGTTCGCGTCCATAGTAGTGCGCAAACCTTTCTCGCATGGGGTCGGACTTGCCAACCATGATGCGGTACCGGTAGAAGCGGTCGATAGCCGAGAACCGTGAACTGAAGTCGTCCGCCACTCGCGAGGACTTCATCACCCGGATGTCGGGTGGAAGCACCTTGTTGAGCGCGTAGGACCACTTTTCGGGTGGGACGCCTTTATCACAATCGAAATGGCACACTTGGCCTTTCGCGTGGGCGCCGCCGTCGGTTCGGCTAGCTCCGATGATCTCGATTTCTTCGCCCGAGACACGGCGAACAGCTTCTTTCAATGTGCTTTGGACAGTTCTCTGTCCTTTGTTCCGCGACCAACCTCTAAATTCCGTCCCATCGTAGGCGACGGTGAGTTTGATTCGCATCACAAAAAATCCCACCTTTTACGGTGGGATAAATCTTTAGACCAATTCGAGAACGGCGGTCTGGGCGGCGTCGCCTCGGCGGTTACCAGTCTTGGTGAGACGGGTATAGCCACCGTTGCGATCCTTGTACCGGGGACCGATGTTGTCAAAAAGGTGCTTGACGAGGTCTTCACCGGTCAGCTTGTTAAACTGGGCTTTCACCTGGGTGACTTCCAGTTCCGTCTTGCCGGCGGTGATCTTTCCGCTGACGAGGTTGCTGGAACCGTGGCCGACGAGAATCTTTCGAGCTCGGCGTCGGGCCTCCAGGCCATCCTCCATCTTGGTCAGAGTAATGAGCTTTTCAACCATGCGCTGAAGCTCTTTGGCGCGGCCGAAGGTGGTTCGGACGTACCCATGTCGAACGAACTGACGAGAAAGGTTCGTCAGGAGGTGCATCCGCTGATCGGACGGCAGGCCAAGTTTTCGGTGGTCTACTTTGTGTCGCATCGTTGTTTTCCTTAGAAATCGTCGTCGTCGTCGTCGAGAAGGTCGATCGAGCGGTAGCCACCCTTGGACGGCTTCAGCTCAAGACCATGCTCTTGGAGCTTGTCGCGGACCTCAAGCAACGACTTCTTACCGAAGCCGCGGATTGCGGTGAGGTCTGCCTCGCTGACGAGAGCGAGGGCGCGCAGGTTAAGAATGCCAGCGCGGCGAAGACAGTTGAAGGTTCGCTGCGAGAAGTCGAGCTCTTCGATCTTCACGTCGGGAACGTTCTTGAGAATCTCGTCCGTGCTCTGCTCTTCGGTACCGATTTCGGCCTGGAAGCCAGCGGCGCCAAGGTCGAAGAAGAGTCGGAAGTACTTGTCAAGAATGTGAGCCGACTGCGAAAGCGCATCGTTCGGGGCGATCGCGCCGTTCGATTCGATGTCGATGACCAGTCGCTCATAGTCCGTTCGAGTTCCCACGCGGGTGGCCTCGACCAGATAGTTGACCTTTCGGATCGGCGTGAACTGTGCGCCGACCGGCAGAAGGCCGATCACGCCCTTGTAGCGATCCTGCTTGTCAGGAAGCGTGTAGCCGACGCCCCAGTTGACGAACAGCTCCATGCTGAGGGTCGACTTCGGGTCGCTGATGGTGGCGATATAAACTTCGGGGTTGACGACCTCGACGCCCTCGGGGCAGACGATGTCGGCGCCGGTGACTTTGCCCGGGCCAGTGGCTTCGATCTTGAGGACAACCTCGTCGATCGGCTCTTCGCTGGTGACCTTGACCGCCACATCCTTCAGGTTAAGGATGAGCTGGGTCGTGTCTTCCTTGATGCCGGGGATCGGAGCGAACTCGTGGAAAACCTTGTCGATGCGGATGGCGCAGATGGCGGCACCCTGGATCGAGCTAAGGAGCACCCGTCGAATCGCGTTGCCGATGGTCTGTCCGTAGCCTCGCTCGAGAGGTTCGAGGACGAACTTTCCATAGTCGTCGGTCAGTTGCAGAGTGGAAATTGCAGGCATTCTGGGTCGGTTCTCCTAGGTTAGACTCGGCGTCGCTTCGGCGGTCGGCAGCCGTTGTGCGGGAGCGGCGTCACGTCGACGACGTGGGTGACTTCGAGACCGCTGGCGGCCAGGGCGCGCATGGCGGTTTCTCGACCGGAGCCGGGTCCTCGGACCTGGATCGAAATCTGCTTCAGGCCGTGCTCCTGAGCCAGTCGCGAAGCCTTATCGGCTGCGACCTGCGCCGCGAACGGGGTGCCCTTTCGACTGCCTTTGAAGTTGACGTTTCCGGCGCTGGCCCAGCTGATCGTGTTGCCGTTCGCGTCGGTGATGGTCACAATGGTGTTGTTGAAAGACGCGTGAATATGCGCAACACCGATTGCGATGTTCTTCTTCTCTTTCTGCTTTCCTCTCGTGGTGGTTTTTCTTGCCATGGGTGCCTTGGTTCAGGGTGTCCCGCCGCCGAGGCGGGACGATCAAAATTACTTCTTCGCCTTCTTCTTTCCGGCAACGGTCTTCGGCTTACCCTTTCGAGTTCGCGCGTTGCTGCGGGTTCGCTGGCCTCGAGTCGGGAGTCCGCGCGAGTGGCGGATGCCTCGGAAGCATCGAATCTCCATCAGGCGACGGATGTTGGTTTGGACTTCGCGGCGCAGGTCACCTTCTACCTGGTAATCGGCGTCGAGGACTTCGCGGATGCGAGTGACTTCGTTCTCGTCGAGATCCTTTACTTTCTTGCGAGGGTCAATGTTTGCTTTCTCAAGCAACTCAAGGACGTTGTGCTTGCCGATTCCGTACAGGACGGGCAGGGCATACTGCACCATTTTTTCTCGCGGAAGGTCGATACCTGCAATACGTGCCATAAATTCTTATTAACCTTGTCGCTGCTTATGCTTGGGGACGCTGCAAATCACGCGCACAACGCCGTTGCGCTTGATGATCTTGCACTTATCGCAGATCTTTTTAACACTAGCTCTAACTTTCATGATCTGTTCTTCCTGGTCCGTCCGTCCGTAAGGTTGATCACCTTATTCTTTGGGAACGAAAGCACACGCAGTACGTCGCTGACGCAACTGAGAATATTACTCAACGCGTGAATCGTTTTGCAACCCTAATTCGTCACGAATTGGTTTAGCCGTATAGAACGGCGGAAACGCCTAGGACCGGGAAGCCTTTAGTGTACTTGACGGGGACCGAAGAGGTCCCGCTTTTGGGGAAAACCTGTCAACGCTTTCGATCCTTTCGGAACGGGTTTTGCCGAGGATCGGTATAAACGTCGGCCCGGAACGGCAAACTTTGAACATGATCGTATTGACTCGGAGAATTGACGATGAGGACCACGGACATCATCCTGGTCTCATCGTTGGTTCGGATGAACTCTAATAGCTCATAGCCATTCGGGTGAGACATCGTGTAGTCGACGATCGCCTGATCAAACTTCTCGGTCTGAAGCAGATGAAGACCTTCGGAACCGGTTTCGACCACCGTGACCTCTTGCCCCGAACGCTCAAGGGTCGTTTGAATGAGTCGAGCTATGTGCTTTTGGTTCTGAACTACCAGGACCCGTCTCATTTAGCTGAATCCTGAAGCCTGGAGTCTGAAGCCTACAGGTTAATTCCGATGCCGATACGTGATCCGGCCCATCGTCAGATCGTACGGACTGACCTCGACTTTCACACGATCGCCCGGCATGATTCGGATGTAGTGCATGCGCATCTTGCCGCTCACGTGGGCCAGGACCTCAAGGTCACCTTCATCGAGCTTGACGCGAAAGCGAGCGTTGGGAAGGTTTTCGATGATCGTCCCATCGAGTTCGATTCCCTGCTCTTTTCCGGATTGATCTCCAGTCTTCTGCTTGTAGTGCCTTCTTCGCGCCATGTGCCATCAGTTTACCAAGAATGGCGTTCGTCGCCATAATGGAGGGCGGAATGAAGCCGGATGTGATCGTCGTCGGGGCGGGCGCCGCCGGAATCTTTGCCGCCTGGCGGGCGGCCACCTTGGGCGCGAAAGTCGTGCTTCTGGAAAAGACCAGCCGCATCGGCACCAAGATTCTCGTGTCGGGTGGCGGCAAATGCAACATCTGCCACGACGGCCCCATCGAAGAGGTTCTCGCCAAGTTTCGCCCCAACGAGGGGCGCTTCATTCGACCAAGTGTTTACCGGTTCCCCAGCACCGCCATCGTGCCGCTCTTCGTCACCCGCGGGCTTGACGTCTACACCCGGCCGGACGGACGAATCTTCCCCGTCGATCGCACCGCCAAGGACGTAGTGGCGATCCTCAAATCGCTTTTGGACGAGGTCGGCGTGACCGTGTTCCTGGACTCTCCTGTCGAAGGACTGACCATCGAAGATGGGCGAGTTGCCGGGGTGCAAGTGGGAACCGCCGAGCGGCGGGGGAGCCATCGGACTACAGATCAGCCCCGGTACGGTGCGAAGGCTCTCCTGACCGAAGCATTGGCCATCGAAGACGACCATTCGGTCTTTGGCGCGGGCGAGCTTCGAGCCCCGAAGGTGATCGTATGCTGTGGCGGATCGAGCTATCCCAACTCGGGCACCACCGGCGATGGCTGGAAGTGGATGCGCGACCTGGGGCACACCATCGTCAAAACCCGCGCCGCACTGGCTCCGCTGTATCTGGAAAGCGTCGATGCCGACCTCAGCGGGGTGGCCCTGCGAGACGTAGCGCTCAAGGCTCGGGCGACCAAAGAGGTCGCGCGATGGCGGGGCGATCTGCTGTTTACTCATCAAGGAATCTCGGGGCCATGTGCACTGGGGGTCAGCCGAGTGGTCGCCGAAACGCTCGAATCGGCCGAAGTGTCTCTCGAGGTCGATTTATGTCCCGACACGTCCGAGGACGCCCTGCGCGAGCAGGCTTTGAGCGCGGACCCGAAGCGCACCGTCGACTGGTTCCTGTCCGAACTCTTACCCGACCGCCTTCTCGAGCGTTTCTTGACTGATGGCGCGATTCCTCCCAAAACCACGTTTGCCAACCTCGACCGCAAGTCGCGCAATCGTCTGATGACGTTGATCAAGGCGTGGCCCATCGGCAAAGTTCGCCACGTCCCGCTGGAGAAAGGAGAGGTCGTCGCCGGTGGCGTTAGCTTGGACGAAGTCGATCCCAAGACGATGGCGTCGCGCTTGGTCGATGGTCTTTATTTGTGTGGCGAGATTTTGGACGTCGCTGGGCCGGTGGGAGGCTATAACCTGCAGGCGGCTTTTGCGACCGGGTTCGTGGCGGGGGAATCGGCAGTTGTATCAGTCTCCGGTAACGCTTAACGCACTCCCCTCATCCGGTTCGTAAACTCACCGGCTTCTCCATCCGGAGAAGCATCGGATCGGCACCACGTTCCAGCGCTAGGGGAAAGCCGATCGTTTGTAAAAGTGGCGACTCTAATGCGTAAAAGTTCGGCAAGATGCTTTCGTCGATGTGCCAGCAGACCCGAGACGGTTGAAGCCCAACGACTTTTCACCTGAAATTCCAACATTTGGCCGTCCAAAGATGCTTCTCCGGATGGAGAAGCCGGTAAGACGCCAAAGGCGACGAACCGGATGAGGGGAAATCAAGAAAGCTATGTTCAAAGTAGGTTCTTTTGCTTGCCAGTCCAGAAAATTAGGGGACTCGCCGCAGACTGTCTGAACGCGATACCAAGTTTCACTCACTACCGAACATCTACATTTCGGACCAACAACTCTTGTAAACCATCGGCTAGCACTCGTCTTTCCACGTTTCTTCGTAGATTGGAAGAAAGTATCGAGCCGCTCCGCCTTCCTGCCGTCTCATTTCATATTCTGCTTCAATCCAGGCGGCCTTGAATGCTACAAACCGCTTCACACATTCGACCTCAGGGTCAGTCAGAGCGGACCAGCGATCTAAGAACATCTCCCGCTCGCCTGGCCTTAGCATCAAGTCGTGGGCCAGATCGATCGAGTCTGGCTCTCTCAGCCCTCGAAGCATTGCCGCCGGAAGATAATAGCGACGACCTACGGGGTCAAGGTACAAAAAGCTACCACCCCATTCGCCAATCTTCCACGAAGGATCATCGATAAGGTCCTGCCAATGGGAATCAGAGTCCCCAAAGGCTTCAACCCGGTCAGATTCATCCCAGGTAGCACGTCGGATGACGTCAGTCCATTGCGCGTCGGTCAATGCTGAAGGCTTCTCAGTTTGCAACAGATTTTCGACCAAGAAAACTTGGACTTCATAATTCTGCCTGCAAGACTCGCCCCAAGTTACCGTGCCGGTTCTCGTGACGCCATCGAAGACGAGCCTAATCTCCCTTTCGAGATCTTCGACTTCGCGGGCCAATTCTTCCTGATCCATCCGGCAAAACTTACAGCGCGTACTTCGTCAACAAGCCCCGCATCTCCTTCACCAACTCCGCCTCAACATAAATCCCATCGTCCCGATAGTCGATCTTGAGCACCCGGCCAAAGTTGTAGCACTCCTGCACCAAGCCCGACTCCGAGTAAGGCACCAACGCCTTGATCGCCCCCAACAAGTCCTGGACCTGCCGCTTGATCGCATTCAGGAGATCGGGGATCCCTTCGCCGGTCGTCGCCGAAATAGCAACCGAGTTCGGAAACTCCGCGATCAACTCGCGGCGCACCGCCGGGTCCGAGATCGAGTCGATCTTGTTGAACACCGTGATGCACGGCTTGTCCTGCGCTCCCAGCAAGTCCAGGGTCTCCATGACCGCGTCGCGCTGGACGTCCCACGCCGGCGCGCTGATATCCACCAGATGGAGGATGAAATCGCTATGCGTCACCTCCTCCAAAGTCGACTGGAACGCCGCCACCAAGTGCGTCGGCAGGTTGCGGATGAAGCCGACCGTGTCGGTGAGGAACAGCGCGTAGCCGTCGGGCAGATCGATCTTTCGCGTGGTCGGGTCGAGGGTCGCAAACGGCATCGCGTCGGCCAGCAGTTCAGTCCCTGCCAGGCGGTTCATCAACGTGCTTTTTCCCGCGCTGGTGTAGCCCACGATCGACGCAAACGGGAACGGATGCTTGCGGCGGCTCGCCCGCTGTTGGTCGCGGACCCGCTTCACGTCCACAATCTCTTCCTTCAGCCTCGCGATCCGGTCGCGAACCATTCGCCGGTCGGTTTCCAGCTTGGTTTCACCCGGACCACGCATACCGATACCGCCCTTTTGCCGCTCAAACTTCGTGTAAACCGACATCAGCTTGGGCATCATGTAGGTCAACTGCGCCAGTTCGACCTGGAGCATGCCCTCCCGAGTTCGGGCCCGACGAGCGAAGATATCGAGAATAAGCTGAGTGCGGTCGACGACGCGCGTTTTGAATGCCTCTTCGAGGTTACGCTGTTGCATACCGCTCACCTCTCCGTCGATCAGTACGACGTCGGCCTTTAGGTCTTGGGCCAGCACCGCGATTTCCTCGACCTTGCCCGAGCCGATGAAGGTGCCCTTATACGGCCGATCCAGGCGCTGGCGGATGATCGTCAATGGCTCTACGCCCGCCGCCTCGCAAAGGCCCTCGAGCTCTTCTTCGACGACCATGTCGTCGGCTTCGTCCTCGTTGATCACCACCAGAACGGCGGTTTCGACCGGGTTGTCCAGAGAGGCCAGTCGCGTTTTCGCCATCAAAAAATCCCGACGTAAACGACGCCTTGGTGGATAGCGTTCAGTTCGTTGACGACCCCTTCGACGCACGCGTCAAAAATAATCTTCCCTTTCTCTGCTGTCGCCTTGGTGGCGTAGCCAAGCGATCCCTCTTCGCTCACCTCGTCCCACATTTTCACGAGCGAAGTCGTGGGCGGCTGGGTGCGCAGGCCGTCGTCGCGCAATAGGGCGGTGCGGACCTTGTCCGGGTGCAGGTGCATCATCAAACTGGTTTCGGCCTCGCAGGCATGCTGGATGCCCTTATCCGGCCCTTCCAGCACTGACGCGACCGCCTTTTCGCCAAAGGCGTAGTAGCCGCGATGGGCGAGGGTCAGGTTCGGATTCTTTTCCTTGAGGGCCCGCAGAGCCACGCCGTTCGGTTCGTTGTTGCCACCGTGGCCGTTGATGACGAAGAAACGATGAAATCGATGGCGAACCATCGACTCGATGACGGCCGTCAGCGAGGACATGTAGCTCTCCATCGTGGCCGTGCAGGTACCGGCAAAGGTCATGTGGTGGCCGCTCGCCCCGAGCCAAATCGGCGGGGTCAAAAGGACCTTTTCGGGAATCCGCTTCTCAACTGCCGCCGCCGCGCCGCCAGCCAGCAATGTGTCGGTGAGCAAGGGCAGATGAGCGCCGTGCTGTTCGAGCGATCCCGTCGGAATGAGCACGATCGTATCGCGGTCGAGCGCATCGACCTCTTTCCAAGTCATGTCCGCGAGGATCATGCCTCCAGTATGGCTGGAGAGCTGCTAGCTGTTAGCTACTAGCTCTTAGCAAATTCCCCGCAAAGACAAATTTCGGCCGAGAAAAGCCGCGATCCTCTTCTTGGCTAGAAGCTAGAGGCTTGAAGCTAGAAGCTATCTTAATGCGGATTCAAGCTCTTCAGCAGGCTCTTCACCTGCCCGAGCAGTTCCTTGTCGTGGTGCATCTGCTCGTCGATCTTCTGGTAGCCGTGCATGATCGAGGTGTGGTCTCGGTCGCCAAACTGCGAGCCGATGTGCTTCCACGAGTCGCCAGTGATGCGCCTCGTCAGGAAAATTGCAATGTGGCGAGCGTGGACGACCGGCGCCTTTCGCGACGGGCCCTTCATCTCCTCGACCGTGATATTGAACTGCGTAGAGACCAAATCGACGATCTGGTTGAACCCGGGCTTCGAGAACGAATTCTGATAGTACTGCTCAACGATCGGCTCGGCGAACTCACGGTTCAGCGCCGTGCCCTCCAGCGAGGCCATCGTCACCAGCTTGGTGATCGCACCTTCTAGGACGCGGACGTTACCCGGCACGCTCTCGGCGAGGAACATCGCGAGGTCGTGGTTCAGTTCAACCTCCAGCATCTCTGCCTTCTTCATGATAATCGCGCATCGCGTCTCGGTATCCGGCATCTGAATGTCGGCCACCAATCCCGCCTCGAAGCGAGATCGAAGCCGTTCGTCCATCTGGTAGATGTCCTTCGGCGGTCGGTCGGAGGTCAGCACGATCTGCTTGCCCAGCGAGTGGAGGTAGTTGAACGTGTGGAAGATTTCTTCCTGTGTCTTGTCCTTTCCGGCGAGAAATTGGATGTCGTCCACCAGCCAAACCTCGACGTGCCGGTGCTGGCGGCGGAAGTTCTCGACCTTGTTGGCCTGAAGCGCGTTGATGAACTCTTCGGCAAACTGCTGGGCCGTCATGTACACGATCGACGTGGTGGGGTTGTGCGACAGCAATTCGCGGGCGATGGAGTGCAGAAGGTGCGTTTTACCAAGTCCGCTGGAACCGTAGATAAAAAGCGGATTATATTTTCTCCCTGGTTCCTTTGCGACCGCCTTCGCTCCCGCTACCGCCAATCGGTTACTTTGTCCCACCACGAACTGGCTGAATTGGTACCGCTCGTTGGGCACAAACCGGTTCGTCGGTTCTTGCACCGGTGTATAGGCGACGGCCTTCACCGGGGCGTTGTCCGACTTCTCTCGAGGCTTCGCGAGAACTTCAAGCTGCACACTTTGACCCAATTCATCGCTCAGATAGCTTTGAATGATGCCGGAAAATCGCTCGCGGACCCACTCCTGGAGAAAGCGTCCGGGGGCGCAAAGCCGGACGGTATTCTCCTCGAACGAAACCGGCACCAATGGGCGAATAAAACGGGCCATGATCGGCTCCTGAACTTCACTCGAAATCCTACCGAGAACCCTCTGCCATGCGGCTTCTAAACGTATACGGGATTCGGAGTCTTCAAAGGAAAGCTGGTCTTTCATGGATGTATCGGCGGGGTGCCAGGAGACGGAGTATACAACGGAAAAATTGTTAAGAAAGGGGGGTTTTTTGGACTTTTTTGCGCCGTTTTTTGACCCTCGTTCGTCTTGACATTCTTATGCCTTCCTTATTTAGTTGACTACCCTCTACTGGTTTTTTTGCTAGGGTTGTTCCCGGTTGGTAGACTAACTTCCATATCTTCTATGGCGACACAAAGAGTGCTCGGAGTTTTGGGAGGAGGGCATATGTCCCCAGCCAAAATTGGAGCCTGGATTGAGTCTGCCGACCTCGTGGTTGCCGCCGACAGCGGCTTTCTGAGGGTTCTGGAGGCAGGCTATCTTCCCGACGTCGTCGTCGGCGATTTCGATTCCGTCTCGACCGATCTGATCGGCGACGACGTAGAGGTCATCGTCGATCTCGGGCAGGACGATACCGACTGCGCGAAGCTTCTTCGGTATGTTAAGGACTGCGGTCACGAGTC encodes:
- the rpsI gene encoding 30S ribosomal protein S9, giving the protein MAAKQQNYGTGRRKSAVARVWLKPGEGNIIINGKDFKEYLGRPVLEILVKSPLVHLGLDAKYDVVATAKGGGISGQAGAIRLGISRALVTVDEEFKKDLRSQGYMTRDARVKERKKYGRKKARRGFQFVKR
- the rplM gene encoding 50S ribosomal protein L13, encoding MNRTFTNKGGSIERKWYVVDAAGVPVGRLAGQVAQLLRGKNKPTFEYNQDCGDFVVVINASQAVLTGNKKEELIYWHSGWPGGLKNVARGEMLENDPVKLVEKAIWGMCPKTKLGKAIFKKCKVYAGAEHPHEAQNPQPYSIKKENK
- the truA gene encoding tRNA pseudouridine(38-40) synthase TruA, which gives rise to MMRIKLTVAYDGTEFRGWSRNKGQRTVQSTLKEAVRRVSGEEIEIIGASRTDGGAHAKGQVCHFDCDKGVPPEKWSYALNKVLPPDIRVMKSSRVADDFSSRFSAIDRFYRYRIMVGKSDPMRERFAHYYGRELNLELMQKAASYLQGDHDFRAFTEELESSVTNTRRVLYSVGVRQVRDEVWVDVVGTAFLRGMMRRMAGAILEVGRGYRDVVEVSRLLQPEERLKYQWPVVLPAKGLCLMRIRYGRHPRDHRDLTHGFDQETF
- a CDS encoding 50S ribosomal protein L17 → MRHKVDHRKLGLPSDQRMHLLTNLSRQFVRHGYVRTTFGRAKELQRMVEKLITLTKMEDGLEARRRARKILVGHGSSNLVSGKITAGKTELEVTQVKAQFNKLTGEDLVKHLFDNIGPRYKDRNGGYTRLTKTGNRRGDAAQTAVLELV
- a CDS encoding DNA-directed RNA polymerase subunit alpha; the protein is MPAISTLQLTDDYGKFVLEPLERGYGQTIGNAIRRVLLSSIQGAAICAIRIDKVFHEFAPIPGIKEDTTQLILNLKDVAVKVTSEEPIDEVVLKIEATGPGKVTGADIVCPEGVEVVNPEVYIATISDPKSTLSMELFVNWGVGYTLPDKQDRYKGVIGLLPVGAQFTPIRKVNYLVEATRVGTRTDYERLVIDIESNGAIAPNDALSQSAHILDKYFRLFFDLGAAGFQAEIGTEEQSTDEILKNVPDVKIEELDFSQRTFNCLRRAGILNLRALALVSEADLTAIRGFGKKSLLEVRDKLQEHGLELKPSKGGYRSIDLLDDDDDDF
- the rpsK gene encoding 30S ribosomal protein S11 encodes the protein MARKTTTRGKQKEKKNIAIGVAHIHASFNNTIVTITDANGNTISWASAGNVNFKGSRKGTPFAAQVAADKASRLAQEHGLKQISIQVRGPGSGRETAMRALAASGLEVTHVVDVTPLPHNGCRPPKRRRV
- the rpsM gene encoding 30S ribosomal protein S13 → MARIAGIDLPREKMVQYALPVLYGIGKHNVLELLEKANIDPRKKVKDLDENEVTRIREVLDADYQVEGDLRREVQTNIRRLMEIRCFRGIRHSRGLPTRGQRTRSNARTRKGKPKTVAGKKKAKK
- the rpmJ gene encoding 50S ribosomal protein L36; translated protein: MKVRASVKKICDKCKIIKRNGVVRVICSVPKHKQRQG
- a CDS encoding response regulator yields the protein MRRVLVVQNQKHIARLIQTTLERSGQEVTVVETGSEGLHLLQTEKFDQAIVDYTMSHPNGYELLEFIRTNDETRMMSVVLIVNSPSQYDHVQSLPFRADVYTDPRQNPFRKDRKR
- the infA gene encoding translation initiation factor IF-1, producing the protein MARRRHYKQKTGDQSGKEQGIELDGTIIENLPNARFRVKLDEGDLEVLAHVSGKMRMHYIRIMPGDRVKVEVSPYDLTMGRITYRHRN
- a CDS encoding aminoacetone oxidase family FAD-binding enzyme → MAFVAIMEGGMKPDVIVVGAGAAGIFAAWRAATLGAKVVLLEKTSRIGTKILVSGGGKCNICHDGPIEEVLAKFRPNEGRFIRPSVYRFPSTAIVPLFVTRGLDVYTRPDGRIFPVDRTAKDVVAILKSLLDEVGVTVFLDSPVEGLTIEDGRVAGVQVGTAERRGSHRTTDQPRYGAKALLTEALAIEDDHSVFGAGELRAPKVIVCCGGSSYPNSGTTGDGWKWMRDLGHTIVKTRAALAPLYLESVDADLSGVALRDVALKARATKEVARWRGDLLFTHQGISGPCALGVSRVVAETLESAEVSLEVDLCPDTSEDALREQALSADPKRTVDWFLSELLPDRLLERFLTDGAIPPKTTFANLDRKSRNRLMTLIKAWPIGKVRHVPLEKGEVVAGGVSLDEVDPKTMASRLVDGLYLCGEILDVAGPVGGYNLQAAFATGFVAGESAVVSVSGNA
- the hflX gene encoding GTPase HflX; protein product: MAKTRLASLDNPVETAVLVVINEDEADDMVVEEELEGLCEAAGVEPLTIIRQRLDRPYKGTFIGSGKVEEIAVLAQDLKADVVLIDGEVSGMQQRNLEEAFKTRVVDRTQLILDIFARRARTREGMLQVELAQLTYMMPKLMSVYTKFERQKGGIGMRGPGETKLETDRRMVRDRIARLKEEIVDVKRVRDQQRASRRKHPFPFASIVGYTSAGKSTLMNRLAGTELLADAMPFATLDPTTRKIDLPDGYALFLTDTVGFIRNLPTHLVAAFQSTLEEVTHSDFILHLVDISAPAWDVQRDAVMETLDLLGAQDKPCITVFNKIDSISDPAVRRELIAEFPNSVAISATTGEGIPDLLNAIKRQVQDLLGAIKALVPYSESGLVQECYNFGRVLKIDYRDDGIYVEAELVKEMRGLLTKYAL
- the dnaA gene encoding chromosomal replication initiator protein DnaA, with the translated sequence MKDQLSFEDSESRIRLEAAWQRVLGRISSEVQEPIMARFIRPLVPVSFEENTVRLCAPGRFLQEWVRERFSGIIQSYLSDELGQSVQLEVLAKPREKSDNAPVKAVAYTPVQEPTNRFVPNERYQFSQFVVGQSNRLAVAGAKAVAKEPGRKYNPLFIYGSSGLGKTHLLHSIARELLSHNPTTSIVYMTAQQFAEEFINALQANKVENFRRQHRHVEVWLVDDIQFLAGKDKTQEEIFHTFNYLHSLGKQIVLTSDRPPKDIYQMDERLRSRFEAGLVADIQMPDTETRCAIIMKKAEMLEVELNHDLAMFLAESVPGNVRVLEGAITKLVTMASLEGTALNREFAEPIVEQYYQNSFSKPGFNQIVDLVSTQFNITVEEMKGPSRKAPVVHARHIAIFLTRRITGDSWKHIGSQFGDRDHTSIMHGYQKIDEQMHHDKELLGQVKSLLKSLNPH